The Magnolia sinica isolate HGM2019 chromosome 11, MsV1, whole genome shotgun sequence DNA window ACACAATGAAGAgcgtatttattttttttatttttttttaaacacacaagcacacacacccccacacactcacgctagtggaatttcaccacctatggatactcgaacccttgaccgggtgttgaaactcctgagagtctaccacccaagcaagaatAAGGATCCATGAAGAGCGTATTTATTCATCGAATTCATCTCCCAGTTAAAGTGCAATACCATGAATCACCTTGATGGGCTCAACAAGCACATCCATTACGCCCAAGGATCCTAAGAAGGGACCGAAAATCAGTTTCAGTCCAAATAATTTGCAGCTTACCTCACCCTGCAATCAGTGACAGCTTCTTCTACTCAACGGTCATCTTTTTTCCTTTATGAATTGCAAGATGTTATTAGCACCAAACAAAAGGAAGAACCCAAAAGGACTAAAAAGGTATGATGAGGCATCATATCACTACAACCTCAGGAACAGAACTTCAATGATCCCCCAAATACCCAGGAAATCTTCCCATTTACAGCCTTTAAAATGAGTATTACCCAGTGCTCGCAAAACCACCCTCCGTTTGAACCTTTGAAAAACCATGTATGCACTTCCATATTTGTTATTGAAAGTTCTATTATTTCTCCCTTCATAAGGAGACCCACCAGATAACCAAGaatctcctctttcttttctcgCAACCCCCATTTCCACATTGAAAGTACAGCTTCAGTTGATCCAGGGCATTAGCACTGCAAATCAGATAGATGCATCATTCGCCTCAATAAGATAGAGCTGAAGACAGTGTATGAAGAGGTGGTTCACTGATTCTGCATCTTTGAGGCAGAGAGAGCATGCATTTGTTACAATAATATCCCTACTCCAGAGATGATTGATGGTCAGCACTTCATCCTTTGCAACTAACCATCCAAAAGTAACTGATACCAGAGGGCCGGGAAATCACGATGCATAAGCAAAGATTGAGGCAAAGTTGCAATAGTTGATGGTTGTTTGTCATGTACCTCATCCTTACCCATTTCTTGAACTTCTCATGACCATGACAAAGCATACAATCAATGCATCCTTGTGTGATACTCCCACATTTAAACATATGTTCAGTTCCAGTATTTTAAGCGGTAAATTTATATGCTGATCTGATGAGTATGGATATGCAAGTGTGTAGTTGTGATAAGATGTTCATTGCCCTGTTTTTTCTTCATGAAAATTCACTATCACTGCATACAGTAAAGTTATACACCAAGATCTATAAGTTAGAGGATTTAAATGCTTCATGGAATGTTTGATTTCTATCAACACATGCATCTGTAAGGAATACGAGAATTTTTTAGATTGACTTGAAGTAATCCACGAGGTATTACATGCTTTCTGCAAACAGTTCAAACATCATGAAGTCATTATGTGGTGCATTTTTTTGTTTCCGTGTCGAAATTGAATACATTTGCTGCTTCTCGAGCCATTATGTGACATGTTTCAGCAATGCAATCAGAATTCTTGTATGAAATAGATTCCAAGTGCATACCTGTAATTTTTCCAGCACGTGCGAGCTTGTACAGGCCTTTTGCGTCCCTTGCTTCACATACTTCCAATGGCACATTCATGAAAACCTTCAAAAATGTATGTTTCATTAGCCCTCCAACAGCAAAAAGACTCTTACCAAGTTTAAGAAACACTATAACAAGAAGCACCAACCAATATTTTTAAAGCATCATCGGAAACCATACACATTGCCAGATGTGTATCGGTACCGTCCATGAATGATATGGCCGTATCTGCCCAAAACAGTCCAACACATAGCGATACGAGGCCATATCGGTGGTGAACGATACGATGCCCAATACACCCATTTAAACCTTGACACCAACCTCAATAAATTGTCCCTCAGGCAATAGTGCACGGCAGGCATCCCGGTCTCTTCTATATGGGGATATCAAACTAGCGATGCAGATAACACCAGCATCTGCAAAGAGCTTCGCCACTTCTCCTGAAATAAGGGAACGTAATAAGTTAGAACCGACTGGAACGAACAATTTGGCAGAAATGATCTATTTTGCCCAACATCTAATTGGCCTTATTGGTTTGCCATGCCGCATGAGGTTGCTTGAATAAAATGCACATAGCATGACCTGTTTGGACAGGGTGATTCCCGACTTATCAGATTGTTTACCCAAAAAATGTTAGAGTTTAGGTAGAAGAACACCCTCCAAGCGGATGCACGTTAAAACTTAAAAGAGCACCATGTTTtctgttaagaacctaaccaatacgcCAAAAGCCCCATGACTGATGGAACGCGTTAAGTTAGGCTATAAAACTCCTGAGATCATAACGTTTCACCACGCTCCAAAGCCGACTTCCGCAGCGGCCCACTCTGTGGTGACACTCTGGCATCTTTTCTAGGTGGCCCTTTCCACTCATGGCAGCTGCACTTTGGTCATCCAGGTAGCCCTCTCCACATCGTGGAGGCTTTCACTCTAGTCCAGGTTGCCCTTTCCACAGGTTGACCCTTCCATAATTCGAACACAAGACGTGgtgttggctctgataccaatcgttaagaacctaaccaatatgccAAAAGACCCAGTACTGATGGAAAGCATTAAGTTAGGCTACTAAACTCTTGGGATCGTAGGATCTTCAATACGTTTTACTTTGATGGCCAATTCAATCTAATATGCTTGGATCTACCACGTGCAAACAGGCCTTTTATCTCTCATTAATTTGGAGTTAAAATTGTGCTGCAAAGAGAACCAAAAAAATGAACAGCCATTCTGGCAAGACTTGCCAACTCTGCAAATAATCCAGTCTGTAAAACGAGAGTAACATAAGCCTTTCTGGCAATGCTAACCAATCCTGCGTATATTTTCTGCACGATCCTCTGCTTTGAAACTAAGATCCCGATTCAAGCCATGCCTAACATTGTCACCATCAAGTATGTACGTCAGCTTTCCTCTACCATGCAACCCTTGACTTAATGCACATGCAAGTGTGCTTTTCCCTAAAATTTGAATGTAAGTGAGAAATAAGAaattaaccaaataaaataacaaGGCAATTAAGAAACAGATATCAACAAAACAGTATACAAAACACAAAAGTTTAACAAAAACAGACACATACAAGAGAaaagaagggggaaaaaaaaaaagaagcaaagatgCCACCTTCACTTCTTTCACAGGAATCACGGATATATAAAATTTTCATGCATGCATACTCATACCAAGCAGGAAAGTGCTAATCAGCTCTAGATGCATACCTTGAGACTAGCTCAAAGATTTTACAGGAGCAATTCTCGTTGACCTACTGATCTTGATCAGAGCATTGGCaagattgatttatttttattttttgaatggcTACTTCAATCTATTAAACTAGAGGCAAAAAGCTCAAAAAGGCCAAACAAAATGGTATGATGAAAGATCATCAGGAGTACAACATAGATTCAGGCCCCCAAGAGACGATAAAGGAAATTCAATTACAACCGACACGAGCTTTCTAAGTCAGCCCCCAAGAGAACGCCCAGTTCCAGGTCCTTTCTACAACCTCCTGTCAAGAGTCAGAAGATAACCCATTGGCGATGTATTTTAGCTAGATTTATAGCCAATATCAACTCTGCATTATAATATTGTCTGTTTCTTCCTATAATTTAGTTCTCCTCAGGTGCACGTAGATTGAGGTAGAGCCAATATGCATGCAAGTAACTTTCAAGGCAAAGTGCAGACCAAGGGTTGCACATATCATTCTGATTCTGCTGATTGAAAATTGAAATCCAACTTTGGATTAGAATAAAGGTGCCAATTCTATGAGAGAAATAAACATCCAATTGCAAGGAATGTCATGTAGGAActaaagaacaagaaaatacaaGGGAAATAAACAAGAAGAGATATAGGGCATCACACTACTAGAACGGATAGATCTAGGGGCATAACCAAGGACAGGTTTTAGATAAGAGAGTTTcttattcacaaaaaaaaaaagaggagaggaaATAAACAAGAATAGATCTAGGGCATGACACCACTAGAGAGGATAGATCTTGGGCACAGAACCACCAGAtgaaaaggagcataaaacccCCATAACCTAGGACAGGTTTTAGATAAGAGAGTTTTTTAATCACTAAAATAATCATGTTTAGTTCCACATGTATGGTGGCCTTGTATATAGTAAAGCCCTTGCTCAGACCACTTTCCTAATTCAATCATAAACCACTTGTGGGCAagtttaaacaaaaagaaaactaaCTAACgacaaaaaagaaatagaaaaaaaaaagtatacttAAACCATGCATATGTTCGGATGAAAAGTATGCTCGCGTGAACCATGCACATGCAAACAATAAGATGAACAGTGGACCCATGTGAACAGTCCACGAGGACAAACAGTACGAGCATGTGAACAAAACACATGCAAAAAGCACACACAAGTGAACAGTAACACATATAAACAATGCACACATTGTATTGGAAATCATTTATCAATGAGTTCCCCAACATTTTGTACAAGCATGACCCTTCACGTGTGTGAGAGCTTCATGCTTGGCAGTTTTTCTAGCAATTGCCCCTCCATGAACAACTTTGCTTGCTTGGGGCCTCTTGTGTAATATTTAGGCTGGGGGGTCAATAGTGGGTGGGGCCATGCTTGTGAGTGGTGTTAATGTCAGCATCTACCATGGCCAGTTCCAAGAGCCTGGgtaagaggaaggttgatgtctggtgAGCAGCCAATCATAAAACTTTTGTCAATCCACCATCTCAAAGACAACCCAATTTgctgggagaaaggctaagatgatgaccACAATGATGATGAATGATCAACAACTTGATaaataagaagagaaaaaagtaAGAAACTTGACTAAACACTATTCAATCCACATCCATCAATGAACAAGAACTATCAAACACTATTGCCTGATAAGCAATGGCAATCAAATTATAGATtaaagcaggaaaaaaaaaaaggaagaagaaaaagagaaaagtgcacaaaagatttataattaaaaagaaaaaaaaaaactaaatgctTGAACATTTAAAGCTTCACGAACATTGATGTCATCATCTCTGGTACTCGTGGCTAATATCTTACTAGGAGAAGTAATTTTGCACAAAAGATTTATTTGTTATTTAAATATATGAATGTCTCCCGCTCATTAGATGAGCCGGCAGAGAGTGTAGCATGTGTGAGTGATCCACGGTTCAATCCCCGGCAGTGTAACCTTTCAAAAAAACATATGGCTGTGCAATGCTCTGAAATAATATCCACTTTCCTCACCATTTCTTCCCTCAAACATCGAGGAAACTAGAAAGTGGAAAAAAAGCCATTCATAGTCATGGATGGAAGTAGTTGCAACAAGAGTTCGTCAACATACCAGAACCACTAAGACCCGTAATCCATAAGACACATCCTTTTTGTCCAAGTAACTTTTGCCTGTCAAGTTTTCCAACTGAACATTCTTGCCAGACAATATTCGTCGACTTTCCAACGGTAGACATCGCAACACCATTTGTCCCTGGTCGAATGGAAGATCAAAATCCTTTAACTGAAAATGCTACTACAATTAAATTAACAGCTCAAGATTGCCACATGAAGGACGAGACTACAAAATATATTAATGATTTGCGTTTGAATCTCATAATATTATCATGAGACTCTAAATATGAAAATTCAAATACATGCTTACAAAAATATTTAAGCAAGACAGATAATCAGGCACCATGATTTTGAAACCAAATGAATTTGTTGAACGATGCCATAACCTATTTGAAAAAACAATTTGTCAATTAAAATCTCAGCATTTGTCGAGGAAGATTTAGCCACTTCTTTTTTCACGCATTTGTCTTCCAAAGCATTATCATTCATGGGCATTTCATTCTaccaatattaatattaatttgcatagacttttctTCTGGCTAggttacttttttttctttttttcttttttgaaagatgaagcaatTTATTAGGCAGAGCCAAAAACAGACAAAAGAAGAACAACaaagaaaactaaaataaaacaaCCCAGCCCCGAAACTGGGAGGGAAACCCAAAGAAACCGTAAAAGACTTGAGGCGCCCGATCCCTGAAAAACAATAAAACCCTACAAAACACCCCATCTGAGGAGACCCTCAAATTTCTGAAACAACACCCCAACTGAGAAAGTCTTACTGTTTTATCGCATATTAATAATGGAGCCTTGGTTGTTGCATCTGTCTTATTCTCTCTACCCTGACTTTGTTGTGAACCTTATTTCTGATGGTAGACTATTAATTGAGAAAAACCACcttattctcttttcttttacttttttaatGATGTGTTTGTACAAGACCTGATGACATGGATGCTATCCAGATAAATGCAAAGGTCTGTCTATTAGATATCAAATAAATTTCACATGAGAATATAGATTCTCACATTACGACAGCATGAATCTCAAAACTACCACACCAATTTGGTAATCTAACAGGAGCACAGTGCCCTAATTCAATATTCAGTATCCTGCACTCAAAATCAATGCCTGACACAACGGTCCATGACCCAAACCATCCATAGGTGGTCCTAATGAATCAACCACAGTGCCAAAAAAAAAAGCCTTCGCCAATCAGATGATCTTACCCATCCAAATTCCAATTAGTGACCTATAAGTGGATGGCAGAAAAGAATATCAGCAACAGTCAGCACTAAGCAGGAAAAAGCCAATCAACAGATGGGAAGAACAACTATTCCGTACGAACCACGGGcagtggtccatccatggtgggacccaccccacaaaTGGTCCAGATAATTGACTGCCGTGCCATTTTCCAGCACATGCACCACATTCAGGTTAGATTTTCTGCCACACAAATTCATCTTAGCCCATCCTAACTTTTTGCACCGCCGCAAACTAATTACTCAAAATTCACAGATAATTCAAACTGAAAAGATCCATTCAAAGCagaaaatagaattaaaaaaTCTCCAAATCAACCAAGAACGATACCGGAAACTGCCGAGGCGCAATCGCAACCATCCATCTTCTTCGTAGCAGATCCGGATTCCAACCGACCAGCATTCTCCTCCCCCTTCCCATCCACAAATGCAGCAGTTCTCGACTCCTCTTTCGCCCTCATCGGTGGCGAAAACTTCAATCTCACGGTGGTAAAGATCCCCAACCCCTTGATCTTCCGATCAAAGCCAACCGCACTCGATGATTCGAACGAGGAAAACAAGAACCCTAGATTCGGCGACGGTGGAAATTCGACGCCAGACAGACCTAGAAGCGATCGTGCTGGAACTGAAATCATCACTCTCGAAGAGAAGGCCAATGAGAGGAATCCAATAGCATTTCAGAGATTGGATGGACGTATGGACGCTGCTTCTCTGGTGGGGTATAAATAGGAGGGGATGGAAAGAGATGAAATCCCGATGCAGTCGAGAAAAATGGGGATTTTGGAAAGTAGCGGTGGAAACGAGAGGAGAGATTTTTGGTGTTTTAGGgacttttcctctttttttcttttttctcttttaaccttCCTTAAACGTTGGAAGTAGGAATCCCTGTGTCTGTCAGAAAGGGACGGGTATCAGGTGAGGCATGAGTTAACAATACCTCTGTAATAATACGTCTTCTACTTAAAAATACCCAAGATTAGAGGGACGATGTTTGGCTAGTCACGCGGCCAGTAgcctggctagtggtcggtgctctgtgggccccaccatgatgtatgtgctttatccaggccgtccatccatttttttcagatcattttaagggctTGACCCAAAAAGTGAGGCatatttaaatcttaggtggaccacatcagaggaaaacagtagtgattgaatgtccaccattaaaatcctcctagggcctactgtaatgtgtATTTGACATAtcacctgttgattaggtaatacagacctcgatgaaggggggaaaaaaaaaacaaacatcagcttccaaaacttctgtggcccctaagaagattttaatggtgagtgttcaaccaacactgtttcctattatgtggtccacttgagatttggatatacctaatttttagtcacataaattaaaatgatctgaaaaaatggatgaacggcgtggatgaaacacacacatcatggtgggatcacacATCTGGAAAGGAATCCCTATGTTTGTGGAAAGTGAAGGTAATCGGGTGAAGCATGAGCTATTTGATAGTCCGGTTAGAGCGTGTGATCCCTACTCCGGCGCTCTGTAATGGACCCGGATCCTCTACCATACCTCTTCAACTTAAAAATACATCTTGGAGGACCCGGCATGTCAAGTAcctaaaatccactccaaccatcaggttctatcctcgatCACAGGTCCGTGGGGAAATATTAGTAAGATCAACATGGGAGATCaacgtgggccacaccgcagGGACAATGAGGATGAGATGCCAAGCATAGATTTATTAGTGGAGTCACTACGGTAGGTATATTTCATCTAACCCGTTAATTAAGTATAATTCACTGggatgaagtaaaataaaaatcagcctaatccaaatatcaggtgggccactggaGCAATTTCAGGTTGTTCCGATTGGGATCGCCAGCCCATTATAGGTtttttatcaggctgattttttgtcATTTATGGTTCAGATGAGGGCTATCACCTGAAagaatgtacattaaaaaaaaaaaaatggtggggaAACAGATGCCGTGGAGAGGCCCCTCAAACTCTCTGCACGCTGCATTCATCAGCTCAGATAAACGGTCGCGGATTGCCTGTGCCCAAGAAATTTCCTATTGCCCACCATACTGTGTGAGAAACCTACCCTATTCATcattttcctttttagtttttcttttcttttttagcttGTTAATCTCTCAGCACACACTCTACTGTCAGCCACCCCCATTGGGGTATCAATaacaagacctcagtgttgaaacgaggtatcttcaccaGTTATACCACTTAGCTGTCGATCAGGGTGTCCCTTCATCATTTTCTTTGTTCATCCTCATTATCATAATACTTTACTGCAACCAATCATGTAGAGTTCCGTGTAAtccatataaatatatatgattcATTCATATATCGGCAAATATGTACAAGGGAGATTTCTCGATAAGTATAATCAAGACATATCAAGTGATGTCATGTGCTGCCAAAGCAGCTGATGGAGAGACAATCATGCTTAAACAATTGCATGACAAATGGAAAGAGGAAAAAGTAAAGGAAACAAAGAACGTGAGAAACATCCAAGAGTGCAAGAATGGAGAACAATTATAGTAACTATTATAATGCGAGAAAAATCTAAATGGTTAAATCAAAGTtataaatagaaaatgaaaaaaaagaaggaaatttatcTCATACCAACTCAAACAAGCCAAACTTATCTTTCAAATTATTCTGTCAATTTATATTTCATAGTAAAATCGCTTGCTTATCATGTTAATCAAATTACATTCCGTAATATAGTCATTACTTTCCTAGCCCGCTGcttttacattccgtagtgtaatccaTTGCGTGAGTAGCTGATTGTCGTTAGTAGTAATTTGAGTTTTCGCTTACATGCTAGACTCAAATCACCCGTTGGGAATGTGTTCTTCAACTGTTTTTCGCAACCGACTATAAGAATTTCTTCCCTCTTTCAATTTTGTAtctattgaaaagtcctttcatacaaaTGTCAAAGATGCAACTCATTATTAAAGTACGAAGTAGACCCCCTCGATATCGGCTGATCTAATTTTACACACTGAATGAGTGGCTGAATATGCGATCGATCTTTTTAGATCTCAGTCATACATTACATGTTTGCTAATCTTGATATTGAGGATCATTGTTGTTCAGTTCGAATTAAAGCAGCAATTCCAACTCTATATGCCCACGCACCAATACAAAAAATAACAACAACACTAATAATATTGGATACCACAAATGAGTTAGATCCGAAATTGACAAGCCTGATGAAAGGAAACAGTTAGAATGAAAATGCCAAGAACTTtcatggggctcaccgtgatgtgtatattccATCTAGACCATTCACAAGGATATtatcaatccccattgcttcttaacacgtggccccacctgagttctaaatatggctcatttttgggctcttgtaTAAGCGTGAGTTTGGTAAacttaaaactgatggacggagtgagaAATTGGATTTCTCACGGATAGCAATGTAGCCTATCATGAAGTTCGTCATCCCATATAAGCCGTCCAAATTGGGGAAGCCCCACTCTATACAGTTTATAACCGAATACTGAAATTtgtgtgaatgattttttttctaattaatgaGAAATTATTCGTTAAATATAAACCATTGGTTGTTTTCATCTAGGCCGTCCACTAAATACAAGATCAAATAGGTGTAATTTTCAAATTGCAGACTCTCTGTTTCAATGGCTCGACTGAGGTTATATGATCAAATAGGTGGGCAATTTCTCAAAGCCTACTTATCAACCATCCGAGTCCGCCAGATTATGAAGTTTTTCTCGAGTTTCATGGATAGTCCATGTCCTGAATAGGACGTACATAGCCGTTCAATCGAGAAATGAAATATATCAACGATTGGGATGCAAAGTAAAAGGACCAAAAAGAGGATGGTCAGGATCTTCCGAACTGAAGAGTTTTTTTGTAATGGTCCATCTTATCATGGATTTTAGCAGTAGATCTCCTTTGGGGGAAAATTAAAATGGCCAAAAAAGGGATAtataaagatttcaacggtggatctccTCGTGGGaccaatcttcttatttattccttttttaaaaaaaagagcatTTAAAGGTTGGCTGTAGAAGACGcagttgaagagaaaaaaaaaaaaactaaaaactataTGGAATTTTACATTCCGTACCATTTTGAtaaaggttttcaaaaaaaaaaaccagcattTGTGAATTTTAGATAAAATTGCTCAGTACTGCTGCATAGAGACACGAGCCTGATAGCAGTTTGGATCTAGTGCTGTAGAGGTGGCAGATACTTGTGAACAAGTACAGGAAGGAAAGTGCACGTGGCTTGCACCAATATAAGGGAATCTAGGTCCCTGCCTGAAACAAACATGGAATTTCTGTTTTATTTGGTGTGGCCTGATCAAACTGTAATAATTTCTATCCGTGGCAGCTAAAGAATATTCTGAATTCaagattatgtgtgtgtgtgtatatatatatacacacacacacataaaagaaaaagaaagaaataaaaatagataTATAAATGGATGGCTGTTGTGCCTCACCCAATACCTGCACGTGGGAGTTAGGTGGAGTGGAATTTGGCCACCCAATTAGTGGACATTGATTCTTTGATTGAATATCACATCATTGGATGATCCTACCTATCTCCATTTGAAGGTTATTGTTGCTCGAAACCGTGGAAGCACACAGATATGAATCAAACGAAAGCATACATAtataaatcaagcaaagtactctaaTTGCACAACCAAGTTCTAATACAAGTAAACTGAatttttcatggaaaaattcTTTCAGGAAAAAATCACATCACAAAGCAAaggtaatgcactatgaaagcaaaaaaattacaagagatagagattatcgatttaaacaagcctcgaatctactcCTCAAGCCTAAGTTATTCCATTAAAACCCTTATGAATGGATTTAGAAAACCTATAACACATCTCTATACTCCCAAGTCCTGATttcactctatatatatatagccccgtatagtatcacaatcggaataggaaacaaagcCCGCACTTATGCAATTCTACACGCCCGCTTGATAACACCTTTGATGGGACTTTAACGGCATCGACAGACCTGTTGTTTACAGATTTATGATATCAACAACAactccaccatatcttcaatcttcattcttcataacttcattttctcattttaattATGCCTTTTATTATAGCTCCATCATCGCTTCATGTACATGCTCTGTCTTCCTTTTACACATTCATCaattgcacaaaacttgaacttctttgtaagAACCACCTTAGTAAACATGTTAGCCAGATTCCTGCTTATGTGAATTTTCTCTACAGTCGTGCCTCATTCCTCAAACACCTGTGTTACGCCTCGAAAATCAACACATGAGTATAGAAACTCTGATCCCGAGTTTCCAAGAGTGAATCTGGCAAAAATACACG harbors:
- the LOC131218949 gene encoding adenylyl-sulfate kinase 3-like isoform X1 → MISVPARSLLGLSGVEFPPSPNLGFLFSSFESSSAVGFDRKIKGLGIFTTVRLKFSPPMRAKEESRTAAFVDGKGEENAGRLESGSATKKMDGCDCASAVSGTNGVAMSTVGKSTNIVWQECSVGKLDRQKLLGQKGCVLWITGLSGSGKSTLACALSQGLHGRGKLTYILDGDNVRHGLNRDLSFKAEDRAENIRRIGEVAKLFADAGVICIASLISPYRRDRDACRALLPEGQFIEVFMNVPLEVCEARDAKGLYKLARAGKITGFTGIDDPYEPPLDCEIELHQENDISTSPSAMAEQVISYLEEKGFLQA
- the LOC131218949 gene encoding adenylyl-sulfate kinase 3-like isoform X2 codes for the protein MISVPARSLLGLSGVEFPPSPNLGFLFSSFESSSAVGFDRKIKGLGIFTTVRLKFSPPMRAKEESRTAAFVDGKGEENAGRLESGSATKKMDGCDCASAVSGTNGVAMSTVGKSTNIVWQECSVGKLDRQKLLGQKGCVLWITGLSGSGEVAKLFADAGVICIASLISPYRRDRDACRALLPEGQFIEVFMNVPLEVCEARDAKGLYKLARAGKITGFTGIDDPYEPPLDCEIELHQENDISTSPSAMAEQVISYLEEKGFLQA